From the genome of Zonotrichia leucophrys gambelii isolate GWCS_2022_RI chromosome 24, RI_Zleu_2.0, whole genome shotgun sequence, one region includes:
- the SCN2B gene encoding sodium channel subunit beta-2 isoform X2 translates to MEVMAPPIINALNGSSVKLSCTFNSCYKVENKQFSLNWTYQECSNCSEELFLQFRTKIMNKQLDRFGNRVEFTGNPAKYDVSFTLKNVQLEDEGTYNCYVLNPPDRHRGHGKISLKVLTQEPPKHDSTVAVIVGASVGGFLAVVILVLMVVKCVRRKKQQRLNTDDQKTEEEGKTDGEGNPDEGTK, encoded by the exons ATGGAGGTCATGGCCCCCCCCATCATCAACGCCCTGAACGGCTCCTCTGTGAAGCTCTCCTGCACCTTCAACTCCTGCTACAAGGTGGAGAACAAGCAGTTTTCCCTCAACTGGACGTACCAGGAGTGCAGTAACTGCTCGGAGGAGCTG TTCCTGCAGTTCCGCACCAAGATCATGAACAAGCAGCTGGATCGCTTCGGGAACCGCGTGGAGTTCACCGGCAACCCCGCCAAGTACGACGTGTCCTTCACCCTCAAGAACGTGCAGCTGGAGGACGAGGGCACCTACAACTGCTACGTGCTGAATCCCCCGGACCGGCACCGGGGCCACGGCAAGATCAGCCTGAAGGTGCTCACCCAAG agccccccaagcACGACTCGACGGTGGCCGTGATCGTGGGCGCCTCCGTGGGCGGCTTCCTGGCCGTGGTGATCCTGGTGCTGATGGTGGTGAAATGCGTGCGCcggaaaaagcagcagaggctcAACACGGACGACCAGAAGAcggaggaggaagggaagacGGATGGTGAAGGCAACCCGGACGAGGGCACCAAGTAA
- the SCN2B gene encoding sodium channel subunit beta-2 isoform X1 → MGPEGWLPQPTLLLTGLTLLLSLAPPRLGMEVMAPPIINALNGSSVKLSCTFNSCYKVENKQFSLNWTYQECSNCSEELFLQFRTKIMNKQLDRFGNRVEFTGNPAKYDVSFTLKNVQLEDEGTYNCYVLNPPDRHRGHGKISLKVLTQEPPKHDSTVAVIVGASVGGFLAVVILVLMVVKCVRRKKQQRLNTDDQKTEEEGKTDGEGNPDEGTK, encoded by the exons ATGGGCCCGGAAGGCTGGCTCCCGcagcccaccctgctcctcACTGGCCTCACCTTGCTCCTCTCGCTGG CGCCCCCGAGGCTGGGCATGGAGGTCATGGCCCCCCCCATCATCAACGCCCTGAACGGCTCCTCTGTGAAGCTCTCCTGCACCTTCAACTCCTGCTACAAGGTGGAGAACAAGCAGTTTTCCCTCAACTGGACGTACCAGGAGTGCAGTAACTGCTCGGAGGAGCTG TTCCTGCAGTTCCGCACCAAGATCATGAACAAGCAGCTGGATCGCTTCGGGAACCGCGTGGAGTTCACCGGCAACCCCGCCAAGTACGACGTGTCCTTCACCCTCAAGAACGTGCAGCTGGAGGACGAGGGCACCTACAACTGCTACGTGCTGAATCCCCCGGACCGGCACCGGGGCCACGGCAAGATCAGCCTGAAGGTGCTCACCCAAG agccccccaagcACGACTCGACGGTGGCCGTGATCGTGGGCGCCTCCGTGGGCGGCTTCCTGGCCGTGGTGATCCTGGTGCTGATGGTGGTGAAATGCGTGCGCcggaaaaagcagcagaggctcAACACGGACGACCAGAAGAcggaggaggaagggaagacGGATGGTGAAGGCAACCCGGACGAGGGCACCAAGTAA
- the LOC135457362 gene encoding junctional adhesion molecule-like isoform X2, whose protein sequence is MKVVLSLALLLTWLGLCSGAAGVFTEPQLRARAGDSVLLQCLFLDPDSKGWTLHKVDWLYRAGAGMQEEMVFFYYSNRGIPAGRFKQRAQWRGNISGWDGSILLQDLRLNDSGTYECELRLLETSSVFRSRTVLLVSPAAPRGTEDAAPPRDSGFWPAVVGCGCVAVVVAFLAGLCVRKRFATVSALERMGNSTNKGKAEEAIYTSIPGAEVPKAEQEAKKKRRAEDTYITMHPSHCRDNGVYVELAKRAIPSEWMAEETQGHGQGQEPLSRPEEAPPQPPEQQK, encoded by the exons ATGAAGGTGGTGctgagcctggccctgctgctgacaTGGCTGG ggctctgctcgggggctgcaggggtgttcacagagccccagctccGAGCTAGGGCCGGGGACTccgtgctgctgcagtgcctctTCCTGGACCCCGACAGCAAGGGATGGACCCTGCACAAAGTGGACTGGCTGtacagggcaggagctggcatGCAG GAGGAGATGGTGTTTTTTTACTACAGCAACCGCGGCATCCCCGCGGGCCGCTTCAAGCAGCGGGCGCAGTGGCGGGGGAACATCTCCGGCTGGGACggctccatcctgctgcaggacCTGCGCCTCAACGACAGCGGCACCTACGAGTGCGAGCTGCGCCTGCTGGAGACCAGCAGCGTCTTCAGGAGCCGCACGGTGCTGCTCGTCAGCCCCGCGGCGCCCAGAG GTACCGAGGATGCGGCGCCCCCGAGGGACTCCGGGTTCTGGCCGGCCGTGGTGGGCTGTGGCTGCGTGGCCGTGGTGGTGGCGTTCCTGGCCGGGCTGTGCGTGAGGAAGAG GTTTGCGACCGTCTCAGCGCTGGAGAGGATGGGGAACAGCACCAACAAGGGCAAAGCAGAG GAAGCAATTTACACCTCCATCCCCGGAGCTGAGGTGCccaaggctgagcaggaggcgaagaagaagaggagagcTGAGGACACGTACATAACCATG cacccatcTCACTGCCGCGACAACGGCGTCTACGTGGAGCTGGCCAAGAGGGCCATCCCATCAGAATGGATGGCAGAGGAGACCCAGGGGCATGGACAGGGCCAGGAGCCCCTCAGCAGGCCAGAGGAGgcacctccccagcccccagagcagcagaagtag
- the LOC135457362 gene encoding junctional adhesion molecule-like isoform X1: protein MGTGRLQLALLPGLMLLSLSLAGLCSGAAGVFTEPQLRARAGDSVLLQCLFLDPDSKGWTLHKVDWLYRAGAGMQEEMVFFYYSNRGIPAGRFKQRAQWRGNISGWDGSILLQDLRLNDSGTYECELRLLETSSVFRSRTVLLVSPAAPRGTEDAAPPRDSGFWPAVVGCGCVAVVVAFLAGLCVRKRFATVSALERMGNSTNKGKAEEAIYTSIPGAEVPKAEQEAKKKRRAEDTYITMHPSHCRDNGVYVELAKRAIPSEWMAEETQGHGQGQEPLSRPEEAPPQPPEQQK, encoded by the exons atgggcacaggcaggctgcagctggccCTCCTGCCCGGGCTcatgctgctgtccctgtccctggcagggctctgctcgggggctgcaggggtgttcacagagccccagctccGAGCTAGGGCCGGGGACTccgtgctgctgcagtgcctctTCCTGGACCCCGACAGCAAGGGATGGACCCTGCACAAAGTGGACTGGCTGtacagggcaggagctggcatGCAG GAGGAGATGGTGTTTTTTTACTACAGCAACCGCGGCATCCCCGCGGGCCGCTTCAAGCAGCGGGCGCAGTGGCGGGGGAACATCTCCGGCTGGGACggctccatcctgctgcaggacCTGCGCCTCAACGACAGCGGCACCTACGAGTGCGAGCTGCGCCTGCTGGAGACCAGCAGCGTCTTCAGGAGCCGCACGGTGCTGCTCGTCAGCCCCGCGGCGCCCAGAG GTACCGAGGATGCGGCGCCCCCGAGGGACTCCGGGTTCTGGCCGGCCGTGGTGGGCTGTGGCTGCGTGGCCGTGGTGGTGGCGTTCCTGGCCGGGCTGTGCGTGAGGAAGAG GTTTGCGACCGTCTCAGCGCTGGAGAGGATGGGGAACAGCACCAACAAGGGCAAAGCAGAG GAAGCAATTTACACCTCCATCCCCGGAGCTGAGGTGCccaaggctgagcaggaggcgaagaagaagaggagagcTGAGGACACGTACATAACCATG cacccatcTCACTGCCGCGACAACGGCGTCTACGTGGAGCTGGCCAAGAGGGCCATCCCATCAGAATGGATGGCAGAGGAGACCCAGGGGCATGGACAGGGCCAGGAGCCCCTCAGCAGGCCAGAGGAGgcacctccccagcccccagagcagcagaagtag
- the MPZL3 gene encoding myelin protein zero-like protein 3, whose translation MRRPGAAGPGGRLLLLLLPRGALLLLGVCNALSLEIKVNPKVRAFVGEQALLKCSFRSSSPITESLLVDWTYRPLAGGQMETIFHYRSVPHPTTAGRFKDRIIWVGNVANGDASIAIQSPELSDNGTFICSVKNPPDVYHNIPQTVLLVTERGLAFQLSSAALLSILVFLPSALVVVLLLVRMGRKFRLLKEKGKYGYKKSSIEVSDEPERPDRAGCGGKLKEWCLNCVDTDEEDPY comes from the exons ATGCGGCGCCcaggggcggcggggcccggcggccgcctcctcctcctcctcctcccgcggggggctctgctgctgctcg GTGTCTGCAatgccctttccctggaaattaaAGTCAATCCTAAAGTCCGAGCTTTTGTGGGCGAGCAGGCGCTGCTGAAATGCTCCTTCAGATCCAGCTCCCCCATCACCGAGAGCCTGCTGGTGGACTGGACCTACCGGCCCCTCGCTGGGGGCCAGATGGAGACA ATTTTTCACTATCGCTCCGTCCCACACCCCACAACAGCGGGGAGGTTCAAGGACAGGATCATCTGGGTTGGGAACGTTGCTAACGGCGATGCCTCCATCGCCATCCAAAGCCCGGAGCTCAGCGACAACGGGACATTCATCTGCAGCGTGAAGAACCCTCCAGATGTTTATCACAACATCCCCCAGACCGTGCTGCTGGTGACAGAGCGGG GCCTGGCCTTccagctgagctcagcagctctgctctccatcctggTGTTCCTCCCTTCTGCCCTCGTGGTCGTCCTGCTGCTggtgaggatggggaggaaaTTCCGGCTgctgaaggagaaaggaaaatatggcTACAAGAAATCCTCCATTGAAGTGTCTGATGA GCCTGAGCGCCCAGACAGGGCTGGCTGCGGGGGGAAGCTCAAGGAGTGGTGCCTGAACTGCGTG GACACGGATGAGGAAGATCCCTACTGA